A genome region from Arachis duranensis cultivar V14167 chromosome 6, aradu.V14167.gnm2.J7QH, whole genome shotgun sequence includes the following:
- the LOC107491917 gene encoding uncharacterized protein LOC107491917 yields the protein MAATLTLVRLPTVGYHCHCSSRGRQSALAPISATLDVPKLKDSYSTVVKRASVSLSTITLPFLLQPQDALAVGGEFGILEGRTFALIHPIVLGGLFFYTLWAGYLGWQWRRVRTIQNEINELKKEVKPAPVTPDGNPVEVEAAPSPVQVKIQQLTDERKELLKGSYRERHFNAGSILLGFGVLEAVGGGVNTWLRTGKLFPGPHLFAGAGITVLWALAAALVPPMQKGSETARNLHIALNTLNVLLFVWQIPTGIEIVFKVFEFTKWP from the exons ATGGCCGCCACGTTGACACTTGTGAGGCTTCCAACGGTTGGTTATCATTGTCATTGTAGCAGTAGGGGACGCCAGAGTGCACTTGCTCCCATCTCCGCAACATTGGATGTCCCAAAATTAAAAGACTCTTATTCCACTGTTGTCAAGCGTGCCTCTGTTTCCCTCAGCACAATCACATTACCATTCTTGCTGCAACCACAGGATGCGCTTGCTGTCGGAGGAGAATTCGGAATATTGGAAGGAAGAACCTTTGCTCTCATACACCCCATTGTATTGGGTGGATTGTTCTTTTATACATTGTGGGCAGGTTACTTAGGATGGCAATGGCGACGGGTAAGGACAATCCAGAATGAGATTAACGAGCTCAAGAAAGAAGTCAAACCTGCTCCTGTCACCCCTGACGGCAATCCTGTGGAGGTGGAGGCAGCTCCGTCCCCGGTTCAAGTGAAAATTCAGCAACTCACTGATGAGAGGAAGGAGCTGCTGAAAGGGTCTTACAGGGAAAGGCACTTCAACGCAGGATCCATATTGCTGGGTTTTGGGGTGCTTGAAGCGGTTGGAGGTGGAGTCAACACGTGGCTTAGGACAGGAAAACTCTTCCCTGGTCCACATTTGTTTGCAGGAGCAG GTATTACGGTGCTGTGGGCACTGGCAGCAGCTTTAGTACCACCAATGCAGAAAGGAAGTGAAACTGCTAGAAATCTTCACATAGCATTGAATACATTAAACGTTCTCCTCTTTGTGTGGCAGATTCCCACTGGAATTGAAATTGTATTCAAAGTGTTTGAGTTCACCAAATGGCCTTGA
- the LOC107491772 gene encoding uncharacterized protein LOC107491772, which produces MNDPINCKELSGHIESDAFPILILHWSGLTRIHNSRPLCFNLTQVIRLFTLDSINNNHFAPILTIFHLNTFSHFFLPTFRTSSAPSSPQTQPQEPTPAQEAPSRVAAGDARTSAPSSPAQKPPAPSSSLPSSPIPKATVITTSSVPTSPSRKPNTSYSPPRESPKTIKQPVQSPMQSPKFKPSAPPPSPLTLPPSQLKTEPKIPMEAEPKTVLVQSTVEKPRQWHNGNNDFHRETTHHGKHGHESKEKSIHRKVSDSEDSGMKVITIAGENRGAYMELVQSQKKHEPIYLHKKGIVTDHGSEWESSSGGEGSSKQKHKNGKGRGTSSFPMAAYMNSNVQCVNNSLLYNTSCSHHDPGVRLSLSKKPFGDGYHIKEHLEGPSV; this is translated from the exons ATGAATGATCCTATAAACTGCAAGGAGCTAT CTGGCCATATTGAATCCGATGCTTTCCCTATTTTAATTTTGCATTGGAGTGGTCTCACTCGGATACATAATTCGCGGCCTTTATGTTTCAACCTCACACAAGTTATACGTTTATTTACTTTGGATTCTATAAATAACAATCATTTTGCACCCATACTTACCATCTTCCATCTCAATACATTTTCTCATTTCTTCCTTCCTACATTCAGGACTTCTTCGGCACCATCCTCGCCTCAAACTCAGCCTCAAGAACCAACCCCGGCGCAAGAAGCCCCATCACGCGTCGCCGCCGGGGATGCCAGAACATCTGCCCCTTCATCGCCGGCTCAGAAACCCCCGGCTCCTTCTTCCTCACTGCCAAGTTCTCCAATCCCAAAGGCTACAGTCATAACCACCTCATCAGTTCCAACTTCACCGTCTCGCAAACCAAACACTTCTTATTCTCCTCCTCGTGAATCTCCAAAAACAATCAAGCAACCTGTTCAGAGCCCAATGCAATCCCCAAAGTTCAAACCATCTGCTCCACCACCCTCTCCTCTTACCCTGCCACCTTCTCAGCTGAAGACAGAGCCTAAGATCCCCATGGAGGCAGAGCCCAAAACCGTTCTCGTTCAGAGCACCGTTGAGAAGCCTCGCCAGTGGCACAACGGCAACAACGATTTCCACAGGGAAACAACCCACCATGGAAAACACGGCCATGAATCCAAAGAGAAAAGCATTCATAGGAAGGTTTCAGATTCAGAGGACTCTGGGATGAAGGTCATAACAATTGCAGGGGAAAACAGAGGAGCATACATGGAACTTGTCCAATCCCAGAAGAAGCATGAACCTATCTATCTTCACAAGAAGGGAATTGTTACAGATCACGGCAGCGAATGGGAGAGCTCGAGCGGCGGAGAAGGTAGCTCGAAGCAGAAACATAAGAATGGAAAAGGAAGAGGAACTTCTTCGTTCCCAATGGCTGCTTACATGAACAGCAATGTGCAGTGTGTCAACAACTCTCTTCTTTATAACACTTCTTGCTCCCACCATGACCCGGGTGTGCGCCTTTCACTCTCCAAGAAACCCTTTGGCGACGGTTACCATATCAAGGAACATCTTGAAGGCCCCTCCGTTTAA
- the LOC107491916 gene encoding protein CONSERVED ONLY IN THE GREEN LINEAGE 160, chloroplastic produces the protein MAILSYLTVTAAATPMSPESPGSAPLPEQPKQTKVILPKKKPMKWSTGVAPGDYGGPPTTTKLRKYWGGEEKDPLASNDFMWNKDFVGRFKRLIQDPQPAPLTPPKEEPSGFLSLNRVMSLDSLEVDLSKELSTPVNRTLNQQIEEETDVTKSKRVIWKLAPTRREQEKWDRATKAATGGSDVMFREIRRPREDPEVLAAKSQEQYNKLKTKLQFLTLGIGGVGLVSAYVSYSPEIAASFGAGLLGSLAYIRMLGSSVDSLKTDGSKALIKGAIGQPRLLVPVILVMVYNRWNSILVPEFGSMHLELIPMLVGFFTYKIATFVQAIEDALTVAVKKT, from the exons atggcaATTCTGAGTTACTTAACGGTGACCGCAGCGGCCACACCAATGTCACCGGAGTCTCCGGGGTCAGCACCATTGCCGGAGCAGCCAAAGCAGACTAAGGTGATACTCCCAAAGAAGAAGCCGATGAAGTGGTCAACGGGTGTGGCACCAGGGGACTACGGTGGACCGCCAACCACCACAAAACTTCGCAAGTACTGGGGTGGCGAGGAGAAAGACCCTTTGGCCTCCAATGACTTCATGTGGAACAAGGACTTTGTTGGTCGTTTCAAGAGGCTGATTCAGGATCCCCAACCTGCCCCTCTTACACCTCCTAAG GAAGAGCCTTCTGGATTTCTAAGCTTAAATAGAGTTATGAGCCTTGACAG TTTGGAAGTTGATTTAAGCAAAGAACTCTCAACTCCTGTAAACCgcactctaaaccaacaaatagAGGAAGAAACTGAT GTTACTAAAAGCAAGAGAGTTATATGGAAGCTGGCACCAACGCGCCGTGAGCAAGAAAAATGGGATAGAGCTACCAAGGCTGCAACCGGAGGCAGT GATGTGATGTTTCGGGAAATAAGGCGTCCTCGTGAAGATCCGGAAGTATTGGCTGCTAAATCACAGGAGCAATATAATAAG ttgaaaacaaagttgcAATTCCTTACATTGGGTATAGGTGGCGTTGGTCTGGTTTCAGCTTATGTTTCTTATTCTCCTGAGATTGCAGCTAG CTTCGGTGCTGGATTACTTGGTTCTCTGGCATACATTCGCATGCTGGGAAGTAGTGTGGACTCCCTAAAGACAGATGGTTCAAAAGCCCTTATCAA GGGAGCAATTGGGCAGCCGAGATTATTGGTTCCTGTCATATTAGTCATGGTTTATAACCGTTGGAATTC AATTCTTGTTCCTGAATTCGGATCTATGCATTTAGAATTGATACCAATGCTAGTAGGCTTTTTCACATATAAGATTGCAACCTTTGTTCAAGCAATAGAGGATGCTCTCACCGTAGCTGTAAAGAAAACTTAA